The Salmo salar chromosome ssa06, Ssal_v3.1, whole genome shotgun sequence sequence CTCAACCTCCGAACCGGAGTCTTTGATGACCCAGTCCTCTACCGCCGCCATTCTCAGTTCTGCCCTGTCCCAGCAGTGGTCGATGGTCCCCAAGAGGGCCGGGGCCCCGTCGCTAACTGTCACAGAACAGAGAGCCTCGTCCGTTACCACTTCTTCCTCACGGCAACTATCATAGGCCATCACCGAGTAGAGCTTGGGCCCACCGCCCTGCTGCTCCAGCGCCGATGACCGACACAAAACCTCGGTGGCCACCAGGTGGTCAGATGGGCCAGAGCCGCCGAAGGCCTCAGTGACCAACTGCCAGCTACCGTCATGGGTCATCTCCTCCTGGATATGGCGCACCGTGTTGGCAATGAGCACCGAGCGGCACATGTTGGGCTCCACCAGCATGTGGCACAGCTGCAGCTTGATCAGAGACATGTCCAGCAGGGACTGGCGCTGCCGGCTGTACAACACCGCCTTGTTGTCCGTCGCCGTGTCCACACTGTCAGAGAACTTGCGTTTGGTGCCCTTGGAGTACATGTTGGCCCTGTGGGTGGAGCCAAATAGGACTTTGGTTAGAACATATAAACCTTTTTAACAAGTAGCCTTTTCCATTCACATGGTAAGCTTAGTATTTCAGTGTTTTATATTGTTCTGTAAAGATGTCAAAAGTCCTATTTACTTATAATAAGATTTCTTAATAAAACATACTAGAATATCAAGCTTTCAAAAGGTTGTAATGACAATTTGCTAATGCTAGAAATGAAATGTACAACCTGGGTGCACCTGAAAATCAAAGATATTATGAATAATGTACTTGTGTTCATTTACTTTGCCTCACCTTTCCTACGTGTACAGACAGGCACATACACGAGGTGGCTTCCTCTTTTGCTCATCGCTTCAGTACGTTACTGAACAACTCGCTCTCGAAACTCTTAGCGGCAttctagttaaaaaatatatatatttctcgctgatatgaaaggtccttatgcttccaaaaccgtaccgcaaGCGACACGTCTTAATGTTCAGATTGAGCATCGGggatcttaacaaaactcccctgTAAAGACGAAGCCTTCGCCCAATGACTCCTATGAGTAATCTAATGGAACTGAGAGTTATGATCAAGGGGTATTGAACAACTGCTTCTGTTCTTCACTCTCTTTCAGGTCTTTTCAGACAGACCTGGAAGGTGCCAGCTAAGTGGAACATCCAACTTAGATCACCACactgataaaaaatatataatttgctACCAGAATTCTTGTGATTGGATCACACTCTAGCTCTCCAGTCTTGAAACAGATAAATGTATGTTTACAGACAAAGAGttatcaacaaaaaaaaacagttaaCTATCAAGAGCATATTCCAACCAATGTCAGTAATGGTAAATAATTTTCAAAAGTACAAACTGTATCCCTAAAATAAATACATGCAGACTTGTTTCAGCCATTTGCAAGAAAGGCAAAACATGAAGATGTGGAAATTGGACCTTTGTCAATTCAAGCATAGTGCCTTCAATAGAAAAAAATAACCCACTAATATTAACCCAAAATATCACACCGAGTACAAATAAAATGGCAGACACGGACTGAAAATGGCTAAACAGCACTTTGTACATACATCCAGAACTGAGACGAGTGTTGGACACTTGCCTACAGCCACGGCGGCCAGCCAACCAGAGCTGCGGGAGCCTAAAAGTGACAAACATGCAACTAGAGCAGGGACAACACATGACTGTTCCAGCATGTCAATGCACATTACATCCAATGTCACTGGGTGaccccgtgtgtgtgtgcagaggggggaggggaataTGCACTAGAACTCAGCTACTGGGACCAGGTGCTGAGGAACTATGAAAGGCTAATAATAATGCCCGCTTTACCTCCTCAATGCCAAGTTGTTTGTGTCACATCGCATTGGGTTAGAACCTAGTGTGGTTGTTTGAGCTTCAGGAAGAGGGAAGGGCAGTATGCATCGTTTTGTACACCAAACCAACAAACTGTTAGTTGCAGGCAAAAACTAAGAACCACATACgtaatgcaaaaaatatataatgttgAAGGGTGGAATTGTTATGGAAATTATAGGATTTGTTTGATAGTCACAAAGATCACAGGAGAAAATCTTAATTAACAACCATTAGCTATAAGGATAACACATAACACTGAAGGGGGGAGGGGTCAGTCAAGGTTGAGATGAAGGCATGGGAGATTAGCCTACCTGACACAAGAGCGACATCCCAGCACTGAAGAGACATTGACCAGAATGCAAGCCGACACATCCTCTGCAGCGTGACTAAAAACTACACCACATGTCAGGGGACACACAGCAGCAGCTATTTCACTTCCTTGCCCAtttgcagtcatttgagaaagttACATTGTTTTTAGGGCAAAGTAGAAGTGACTTACTGACAGTGAAATGACATTTATGTTTCAAAAAAAGAAGTTGCATCTATGTACTTATTTCCCACACCTCAAATCGTGAAGCAATTTATGAGCATTTTCCAGGGTGAATAAACTCCCAGCTGCCTCTTGTATGGCAAATCGCAACAAAAAATCTTTACAGGACAAATGATGTTCAAATTGCCTACAGTGGATTGGATTTATTTTAATACTTCATCTTTGTACACGGCATTGCAGTAACAAACCTCTTAGACAGTTGAGTTTCCGGTGTTTGCTTTGACAGTGACATTAAACTCCAAGAGGGCCTTAATAGATTGATGGGCTTTGTTTCCCTTATAAAAATGTCAATTTTAAAAGAAAAAAATAACTGCCAAATAAAATGAACATCTTCCCTTTTGGCCACATATTATCCCTTAAAAGAAATGTTGCAGTTTAGTAGCTGCAGtcaactgtggtattttggacacaGTAATTGCAGAAAAACTGCAATTCTATTACCTCCTATTACCTCATTTATGAATCATTATTTTACTGCtttttttccccttctctcttttttTATTAACAAATATCAACAAACAAAAGAGGAATAGTCACATGCAAACAAGCATTCAAACAAACTATTTACATTGTCAGGAATCCTAAACaaacaaatcatattcattaataatacaagttttaattgcctttttgtttttcattttagttAAAGTGGTGCCATATTGTTTAAACTCATTTTTAAGTGAAAAAAAGTtttgtgaatatgaaatgtaCCTAGTATTATTAGCAGTTGAATGAAATATACTACATCTTTATCTATGTCAGaatttctgaaataaatcattattattTCAAAACCATTAAATTGCACAACCGGTCCTGATTTCTTTGTAACAAAATTCTGTATGTCAATCCAAAACATTCTACTATAAATACAGGCAAAAAACAAATGCAAAATGGTCTCCTTCTCAAGTCCACAGAAATCACAGTTATATTCAATATTCAGCTTGAATCTTTCCAAAACATGTTTCACAGGATAAATTCTGTAACATTTTAAATAAAACTTCCTTTACTTTGTTACTGATACAATATTTGTTAGCAATTTTCCATGCTTTCCCCCATTGTATATCACCATAGATATTTGACCAAAATAATCTTGCTGAGGGAATTGTAGTATCACAAACAATATtcctaatctgtttattactacaTTTATCTTTGATGTTAATATTGCCAATGAATATATTTTCATGTAAATCTATGTTACTTACATCAACCAAAGAGGAATTTAAAAGAGATACAACCCCCCTTGGAATCACATCAAAAACAATTGCATATTCTTTTGGGGTTATTGGAATTTTAAATTTATCAAGAAATTCCCCATATGAGAGTAGATATCCATCCTTATTCAGtaactgaccaaccaaaataattTTATTCTCAAA is a genomic window containing:
- the LOC106607648 gene encoding cell division cycle-associated protein 4 isoform X2 — protein: MANMYSKGTKRKFSDSVDTATDNKAVLYSRQRQSLLDMSLIKLQLCHMLVEPNMCRSVLIANTVRHIQEEMTHDGSWQLVTEAFGGSGPSDHLVATEVLCRSSALEQQGGGPKLYSVMAYDSCREEEVVTDEALCSVTVSDGAPALLGTIDHCWDRAELRMAAVEDWVIKDSGSEVEEGAKTVMGQVFGTFEIKNDTPGSDPALEELFSAVDASYYDLDTMLTGIQSTPKMGPYNVLDSMASSHGPNSSCRTDLNELDHIMEIIVGS
- the LOC106607648 gene encoding cell division cycle-associated protein 4 isoform X1, producing the protein MFSPISTDGLSIKTYVSAHDTLLPVTPSSSASTAICGSCAFNLFIHEEHMNPRPKNRFCKVFSHAAEDVSACILVNVSSVLGCRSCVRANMYSKGTKRKFSDSVDTATDNKAVLYSRQRQSLLDMSLIKLQLCHMLVEPNMCRSVLIANTVRHIQEEMTHDGSWQLVTEAFGGSGPSDHLVATEVLCRSSALEQQGGGPKLYSVMAYDSCREEEVVTDEALCSVTVSDGAPALLGTIDHCWDRAELRMAAVEDWVIKDSGSEVEEGAKTVMGQVFGTFEIKNDTPGSDPALEELFSAVDASYYDLDTMLTGIQSTPKMGPYNVLDSMASSHGPNSSCRTDLNELDHIMEIIVGS
- the LOC106607648 gene encoding cell division cycle-associated protein 4 isoform X3, whose translation is MYSKGTKRKFSDSVDTATDNKAVLYSRQRQSLLDMSLIKLQLCHMLVEPNMCRSVLIANTVRHIQEEMTHDGSWQLVTEAFGGSGPSDHLVATEVLCRSSALEQQGGGPKLYSVMAYDSCREEEVVTDEALCSVTVSDGAPALLGTIDHCWDRAELRMAAVEDWVIKDSGSEVEEGAKTVMGQVFGTFEIKNDTPGSDPALEELFSAVDASYYDLDTMLTGIQSTPKMGPYNVLDSMASSHGPNSSCRTDLNELDHIMEIIVGS